A single window of Nicotiana sylvestris chromosome 3, ASM39365v2, whole genome shotgun sequence DNA harbors:
- the LOC104227633 gene encoding small ribosomal subunit protein uS17c has protein sequence MSLTSPLLQLPLSQFKSLSLSTPFINGSSSLSRLSKPSSSITSPNPSPPAFLPPIRAMRSMQGRVVCSTNDKTVSVEVTRLAPHPKYKRRVRKKKKYQAHDPLNQFQVGDFVQLEKTAPISKTKAFLAVPVPPRNQPKPKEEDGQELGLPLESSLQQS, from the coding sequence ATGTCTCTAACTTCTCCTCTCCTTCAACTTCCTCTCTCCCAATTcaaatccctttccctttccACCCCTTTCATTAATGGCTCCTCTTCTCTTTCCCGTCTATCTAAACCCTCTTCATCTATCACTTCCCCAAACCCTTCTCCCCCAGCTTTCTTGCCTCCAATTCGAGCCATGAGATCAATGCAAGGCCGTGTCGTCTGCTCCACAAATGACAAAACTGTTTCAGTGGAGGTTACCCGTCTTGCGCCTCATCCGAAATACAAGCGTAGGgttaggaagaagaagaagtaccAAGCTCATGACCCTTTGAACCAATTCCAAGTTGGGGATTTTGTTCAGCTTGAAAAGACTGCTCCCATTAGCAAGACTAAGGCTTTCCTTGCTGTACCTGTACCTCCGAGAAACCAGCCCAAACCCAAGGAGGAAGACGGGCAGGAACTTGGGCTTCCGCTTGAATCTTCTCTGCAGCAAAGTTAG
- the LOC138888545 gene encoding uncharacterized protein: MGFQSQPSGQQVTAPHSCFEYGDPGHMRRYCPRLWGKAVQQGQQPMISVPAAQPPRGGGQAGRGRPRGGGQAGRGQPATAQSGGGQPAGAPTRFYTLLTRLDALALDAIITGIISVGGSDASVLFDPGSIYSYVSSLFASFLVISPEPLGTPVHVSTLMGDFVVVDQIYRFCVVTFCGFETRADLLLLDMIDFDVILGMDWLSPYHAILDCHAKTVSLVMPGLPRLEWKGSIVDTPSRVISFLKARRMVENGCLAYLAYVRDITAESPTINSVPVVQEFTDVFPSDLPGMPPDRDIDFCIYLAPGTQPISIPPYCMASKELKELKEHLEELLAKGLTQKGAPFRWSNDCEESFQKLKTALTTTPVLIKAWQFDDPHLTVLRETVLQGGAKEVSIGEDGVLQLQGRLCVPNVYGLRERILEEAHSSRYSIHPGATKMYRDLTQHFWWRIMKKDIVEYVAKCLNCQQVKLTKSAYFIPVVTTYTSERYAQVYIWEIVRLHGVPVSIISDRGPQFTSHFWRAVQSELGTRVELSIAFHPQTDGLSERTVQILEDMLRACVIYFGGKWDQFLPLAKFAYNNSYQSSIEMAPYEALYGRRCCSPIEWFESGEAKLLGTDLVQDALDKDLRQVYLVTSLVRAPDLVTETSTTVG; encoded by the exons ATGGGTTTTCAGAGTCAGCCATCAGGGCAGCAGGTCACCGCACCGCATAGTTGTTTTGAATACGGAGACCCTGGTCACATGAGGAGATACTGCCCCAGACTTTGGGGCAAGGCAGTGCAGCAGGGTCAGCAACCCATGATTTCAGTACCAGCTGCCCAAccacctagaggtggagggcaggctggtagaggccgtcctagaggtggaggccaggcagggagaggtcagccagctactgctcagtcaggtggaggccagccagccggcgCTCCAACCAGATTCTATACCCTTCTGACCAGGCTAGATGCATTGGCCTTAGATGCcatcattacaggtattatttccgTCGGTGGTAGTGATGCTTCggtactatttgatccagggtctatttATTCATATGTATCGTCTCTGTTTGCTAGtttcctggttatttctcctgagcctttgggcactcctgttcatgtgtccactcttATGGGTGATTTTGTGGTTGTGGATCAGATCTACCGGTTTTGTGTGGTCACCTtctgtggtttcgagactagagcagatcttctgttgcttgatatgatcgattttgatgtcatcctgggcatggattggttatctccatatcatgccatcctagattgccatgctAAGACTGTTTCACTAGTGATGCCAGGGTTACCGAGGTTGGAATGGAAGGGTTCCATAGTTGATACACCTAGTCGGGTTAtttctttcctgaaggctcggcgtatggtcgagaatgggtgtttggcttatttagcTTATGTTCGAGACATCACCGCAGAGTCTCCGACGATTAATTCGGTACCAGTAGTCCAAGAGTTCACCGATGtttttccttctgatcttcctggcatgcctccagatcgtgatattgatttctgtatttatttggctccaggcactcagcctatatctattccaccgtacTGTATGGCTTCtaaagaattgaaggagttgaaggagcatctTGAGGAGTTGTTGGCGAAGGG ATTGAcacaaaagggtgctccatttcgtTGGTCCAAtgattgtgaggagagcttccagaagctcaagacagctttgactacgacaccagtTCTT ATCAAGGCCtggcagttcgatgatccacatttgacagttcttagagagacggtacttcagggaggtgccaaggaggtttctattggcgaggatggtgttttgcagCTTCAGGgccgtctatgtgttcctaatgtttatggtctgagggagaggattctagaggaggcccacagctcgcggtattccattcatccaggtgccacaaagatgtatcgtgacttgacaCAGCATTTTTGGTGGCggataatgaagaaggacatagtagagtatgtggctaaatgtttgaattgccagcaggtcaa gttgaccaagtcggcttaCTTCATTCCAGTGGTGACTACCTATACATCGGAGAGGTATGCTCAGGTTTATATTTgggagatagtccggttgcacggtgtgcctgtttctaTCATATCagacagaggccctcagttcacttcccatttctggagagccgttcagagtgagttggggacccgtgtagagcttagcatagcattccatcctcagaccgacgggcTGTCAGAGCGGACAGTTCaaattttagaggatatgcttagagcatgtgtgatttaCTTTGGGGGtaagtgggatcagttcttgcctttagcgaagtttgcgtacaacaacagctatcagtccagcatagagatggctccgtacgaggctttatatggtcgacgTTGTTGTTCTCCTATTGagtggtttgagtcgggtgaggctaagTTActcggtacagatttggtacaggatgccttggataag gatctgaggcaggtatatCTGGTTACTAGTCTGGTGCGCGCCCCTGATTTAGTGActgagacttccacg acagtaggatag
- the LOC104227635 gene encoding uncharacterized protein, whose translation MDRFQRERMMLPRVPDNWAAMAFASTLNEKSSESMRRLKESFREFPATTWNDVYNRYNTKLRTEEDTVAQPRVDKRAKSRQSESEKRTRKTGSSSRFRKERDARGIDSNTHARVGDYSFNVSTSELVAILRGVGDKGEGEHLLKQGYLTDMFNEKGRQSYMKNKQEPPKPPSLKRPVNVITKGDEVNGVTYTAAKKTSKVTVTHRKRVRQVLDGDSITFDDEDVDGLMIPHNDALVTSLLVHDTNVKRVLIDPGSSMNIILLRAMNEIQANDKVIPKAWSLSGLYNSSAITKGKLVLATFAKGVIKDTKFHVIDADMAYYIILGGL comes from the exons ATGGATAGATTCCAACGGGAGAGGATGATGTTACCACGGGTACCTGACAACTGGGCAGCCATGGCATTCGCAAGCACTCTAAACGAGAAAAGTTCGGAATCCATGAGGAGACTGAAGGAAAGTTTTCGAGAATttccagcaacaacttggaatgacGTGTATAACAGATACAACACGAAGCTGCGGACAGAAGAAGATACGGTTGCACAACCAAGGGTTGATAAAAGAGCAAAATCGAGACAATCAGAATCAGAAAAAAGGACCAGAAAAACAG GTTCTTCATCTAGATTCAGAAAGGAACGGGATGCACGAGGCATCGACTCTAATACACATGCGAGGGTTGGAGATTACAGTTTTAATGTCAGTACCTCCGAGTTGGTAGCTATTTTAAGAGGTGTGGGAGATAAG GGAGAAGGCGAGCATTTGTTGAAGCAAGGTTATCTAACTGACATGTTCAACGAGAAAGGTAGACAATCATATATGAAAAACAAACAAGAACCCCCAAAACCTCCATCTCTAAAAAGACCAGTTAATGTAATAACCAAGGGAGACGAGGTCAATGGTGTGACATATACAGCTGCAAAAAAGACATCAAAAGTCACAGTCACTCATAGGAAGCGAGTTCGCCAAGTCTTGGATGGAGACAGTATAACATTTGATGATGAAGATGTGGACGGCTTGATGAttcctcacaatgatgcactagTAACATCTCTACTTGTACACGATACTAacgtaaaacgagttttgattgacccAGGTAGTTCTATGAATATCATTTTACTAAGGGCGATGAATGAAATTCAAGCTAACGACAAGGTGATACCAAAGGCATGGTCTTTGTCTGGATTGTATAATTCAAGCGCTATCACAAAAGGGAAACTAGTGCTTGCTACGTTTGCAAAAGGGGTTATCAAGGACACAAAGTTCCATGTGATAGATGCAGACATGGCTTATTATATAATTCTGGGAGGACTATAG
- the LOC138888546 gene encoding uncharacterized protein: MSHKLNEDPSYPPVKQKKRNQGSFKNQVIQDEVQKLLNIGYFSDSSKIQYEAKSKKCAFDVASAKPKDRERLLIYLVVSEVAVSAMLVREDKDAETQYPHLEKLVLALIMASRKLRPYFQCHPISVITSFPLRNILHKKELSGRLAKWAIELSEYDIIYQSRTAIKAQVLANFIGDFSTNLVLEAEKEIQVVVNQMQETYIAKEARMQQYLKKVGVLVRQFQSGKAVQIPREENAEVDALANLASVTEIKTPKNAIVIHLFHSALNQDKNEYGLLLEDKKKSQLLRQKVARSMSFQTVTGKKVRDFIWRNIIFHFGVSKEILCDNFPQFIGMKIIEFFQSCQIKRITYAPYHLVANRQAESTNKVIINNLKKRLEESKGKRPQVLPRVLWAYRTITKTSTSETLFSLIYGTKDLIPVEIGEPSTRYTYDTEESNLEEMRMNLDLLEERREATVIRMAAQKLMIERYYNRKANLRYFKIGDFVLKKAFRSIKMANVGKLSPNWEGPYRVRGISGKGAYELETMDGNILPSNWNDVHLKKCYF; this comes from the exons ATGTCCCACAAACTGAATGAGGACCCATCATATCCACCTGTCAAGCAGAAGAAGAGGAATCAAGGATCCTTCAAAAATCAAGTAATCCAAGATGAAGTACAAAAGCTTTTAAACATTGG ATACTTTTCAGATTCTTCaaaaatacaatatgaagctAAATCCAAAAAATGTGCTTTTGACGTGGCTTCAG CCAAACCAAAAGACAGAGAAAGACTGCTTATTTACCTTGTTGTGTCAGAAGTGGCGGTAAGCGCGATGTTGGTACGAGAGGATAAAG ACGCTGAGACACAATATCCTCATCTAGAAAAGCTTGTTTTAGCATTAATTATGGCATCTAGAAAGCTGAGACCTTATTTCCAATGTCATCCTATCTCTGTAATAACTTCTTTCCCCCTGAGGAATATATTGCATAAAAAAGAACTATctggtaggttagctaagtgggcaatagaaCTCAGTGAGTATGATATCATATATCAGTCCAGAACTGCAATAAAAGCGCaggttttagcaaatttcatagGAGATTTCAGCACAAATTTAGTTCTTGAagcagaaaaggaaatacag GTAGTTGTTAACCAAATGCAGGAGACGTACATAGCAAAAGAGGCACGAATGCAACAATATCTGAAAAAAGTAGGGGTATTAGTCAGACAATTTCAGTCGGGGAAGGCCGTACAAATACCCAGGGAGGAGAATGCGGAAGTAGATGCGCTGGCCAATCTCGCATCTGTTACAGaaataaaaactccaaaaaatgctattgtaatacatttgtttcattcggCACTCAACCAAGACAAAAATGAG TATGGACTCTTACTCGAAGACAAGAAGAAGTCACAGTTACTTCGCCAAAAAGTCGCCCG AAGCATGAGCTTTCAAACAGTTACGGGAAAAAAAGTTAGGGACTTTATTTGGCGAAACATTATCTTCCACTTTGGAGTTTCAAAGGAAATCTTGTGTGACAATTTCCCACAATTTATAGGCATGAAAATCATAGAGTTCTTTCAGAGTTGCCAGATTAAACGGATTACATATGCACCTTACCATCTTGTAGCCAATAGGCAAGCTGAGTCAACAAATAAAGTTATTATTAATAACTTGAAGAAGAGACTAGAAGAATCAAAAGGTAAGCGACCACAAGTGTTACCAAgggtattatgggcttatcgaacGATAACAAAAACAAGTACGAGCGAGACTCTATTTTCACTTATCTATGGCACTAAAGACTTAATTCCAGTAGAAATAGGTGAACCAAGTACGAGATACACATATGATACTGAGGAGTCAAATTTGGAAGAAATGCGAATGAATTTGGATTTACTAGAAGAAAGGAGAGAAGCTACGGTAATAAGGATGGCGGCTCAAAAACTGATGATTGAACGATACTACAATAGGAAAGCTAATCtgagatacttcaagattggggactttgtCCTCAAAAAGGCGTTTCGATCAATAAAAATGGCTAATGTAGGAAAGTTAAGTCCGAATTGGGAAGGCCCTTATAGGGTTCGAGGCATCTCTGGAAAGGGGGCATATGAGTTAGAAACCATGGATGGCAACATACTACCATCAAATTGGAACGATGTTCATCTGAAGAAGTGTTATTTCTAG